A genome region from Bradyrhizobium commune includes the following:
- the gmd gene encoding GDP-mannose 4,6-dehydratase, which translates to MAERIALITGITGQDGAYLAEYLLSLGYVVHGIKRRSSSFNTARVDHLYQDPHVGNVPFLMHYGDMTDSTNLIRLVQQIRPTEIYNLAAQSHVAVSFESPEYTANADAIGVLRLLEAIRILGMEKETRFYQASTSELYGLVQEIPQKETTPFYPRSPYGVAKLYGYWITVNYREAYGMFASNGILFNHESPIRGETFVTRKITRGVARIEVGLEDTLYLGNLEAKRDWGHAKDYVEGMHMILQADKPDDFVLATGETRSVREMVELSFAQVGRRIEWRGKGVEETGIDAKSGKTVVKIDPTYFRPTEVDLLVGDSSKARKVLGWKPKRTFAELVTEMMASDLSEAKRDVANGKRTV; encoded by the coding sequence ATGGCTGAGCGGATCGCTCTCATCACCGGCATTACCGGGCAGGACGGCGCCTATCTCGCCGAATATCTGCTGTCGCTCGGCTATGTCGTGCATGGCATCAAGCGGCGCTCGTCCTCGTTCAACACCGCGCGTGTCGACCACCTGTATCAGGATCCGCATGTCGGCAATGTGCCGTTCCTGATGCACTATGGCGACATGACGGACTCGACCAATTTGATCCGCCTGGTGCAGCAGATCCGGCCGACCGAGATCTACAATCTCGCCGCCCAAAGCCACGTCGCCGTCAGCTTCGAAAGCCCGGAATACACCGCGAACGCTGACGCGATCGGCGTGCTGCGCCTGCTGGAGGCGATCCGCATCCTCGGCATGGAGAAGGAGACGCGGTTCTACCAGGCCTCGACCTCCGAGCTCTACGGCCTGGTGCAGGAGATTCCGCAGAAGGAGACCACGCCGTTCTATCCGCGCTCGCCTTATGGCGTCGCTAAGCTCTATGGCTACTGGATCACGGTGAACTACCGCGAAGCCTATGGCATGTTCGCGAGCAACGGCATTCTCTTCAACCATGAGAGCCCGATCCGCGGCGAGACGTTCGTCACCCGCAAGATCACCCGCGGCGTCGCCCGGATCGAGGTCGGGCTCGAGGACACGCTCTATCTCGGCAATCTCGAGGCCAAGCGCGACTGGGGCCATGCCAAGGATTACGTTGAAGGCATGCACATGATCCTGCAAGCCGACAAGCCGGACGACTTCGTGCTCGCCACCGGCGAGACGCGCTCGGTGCGCGAGATGGTCGAGCTCTCCTTCGCGCAGGTCGGTCGCCGTATCGAATGGCGCGGCAAGGGCGTCGAGGAGACCGGCATCGATGCCAAGAGCGGCAAGACCGTGGTGAAGATCGATCCGACCTACTTCCGTCCGACCGAGGTCGACCTCCTCGTTGGCGATTCCAGCAAGGCGCGCAAGGTGCTCGGCTGGAAGCCGAAGCGGACCTTTGCCGAGCTCGTCACGGAGATGATGGCAAGCGATCTGTC